Genomic segment of Candidatus Caldatribacterium sp.:
CTCGAATCCCAAGATCGATACCGAGAATCCTTTTGAGCTCCTCGGCCACCTTGAGGGGGTCGGAAACCGAAACCACGGCGTCAAACCCAAGGCTCTGGGCATGCTCTGGCGCAAGCACCGGGTACACGCCCCCAAGGACGAGGAAGGCTTGAGGGAAAATCCTCCGGAGCACCTCCCCAAAGAAAGAAGCCCCGGGGTACCAGTACGTGAAACTGCAGGTGACAAAAACGACATCCGGCGGGTCGAGGCTCTGCAACCGGCAAAGAACCTTCTCTTTTGGTATTCCGAAACGCTTGAAGTAGCGGGGTATGGAGGAGAAAAAGGAGGGTTTCGGGAGAATCTCCTTGTGGTACCCTCCGCATCCTGCCTCCCGGAGCTTCCGCGGCCCCTCGTTTTCCGGGGCAGAGGATTCCGGGTCCTCCCGGCTCAGGCAGTCAAGAAGCGTGACGTGGAAACCTCTCCTTTTGAGGTGCGCCCCCAGGTACAGAAGCCCCAGGGGCTTGCACCACAGATCAAAGGCGGTGAAGTCGTACGCCCAGGGATTGGCAAGGAGGATATGCGCCATTACAACTGCGTTGCCGCAAGCGCCTCCTTGTACACCGCAGGTCCAGATATCCCAATTGGACTCCCGCTATACGTACTCTGCAAGCCTTCGGGCTGAACCCCGAATCTCGTAGTACATGGTAATGAGCTCCTCGACTTTCTCCGTGACTGCCCGCTGCGCCGCCGAAACGTCTCCCCCGTCCCGCAGAGCTTTCTCGTACGCCTGGCGGATCTCGGTCCCCACGTTGATTTTGGTGATGCCATGACGAATGGCCTCAAGGACGTACTCCTTTTTGATCCCTGAGCCCCCGTGGAGGACAAGGGGAATTCTTGTGCGCTCCACAATCTTTTTGAGGTGCTCGATGTTCAGGCGGGCTTCCACTTTCTTGGCATCCTTGGCGGCCCCGCTTATCGCCCCGTGGATGTTCCCGATGGCCACCGAGAGCCAGTCGACACCGGTTTCCTCTACAAACCGCCCTGCATCCTCAGGGTCCGTGAACCCCTTGCCGCTTGCAAAAATCTCCTCATACGGCGGAAGGGGTCCCGATTCATGCCCCAAGACTGCCCCAAGCTCTGCCTCAACGCAAACACCTCGGGCATGGGCCCGGGAAACGACTTCTTTTGTCACCGCTATGTTCTCCTCAAGAGGAAGCCTCGACCCGTCAATCATCACCGAGTGGTACCCAAGCTCCAGCGCCTCATCAATGAGGGAACTCCAGTCCACCCGTTCTCCTTCTTCGTCGATAACCGGCACATGGTCCTGGTGGAGGCGGGAGAGTGAAAGGTCCCCGAAGGCATCGAAGGCCTCCTTCACCGCCTTGAAGCTTTCCGCCCCAAAGCGGGTGATATCCGGGCGGGAAACCTCAAGGAGGGCAAAGGTTTCCGTACGGCGCAGGGCCTCAACGATTGCCGGCACCA
This window contains:
- a CDS encoding class II fructose-bisphosphate aldolase, translating into MEKGVEPVASWKEKLACASLFDIMRAAFENRILVPAFNVAYLPMVPAIVEALRRTETFALLEVSRPDITRFGAESFKAVKEAFDAFGDLSLSRLHQDHVPVIDEEGERVDWSSLIDEALELGYHSVMIDGSRLPLEENIAVTKEVVSRAHARGVCVEAELGAVLGHESGPLPPYEEIFASGKGFTDPEDAGRFVEETGVDWLSVAIGNIHGAISGAAKDAKKVEARLNIEHLKKIVERTRIPLVLHGGSGIKKEYVLEAIRHGITKINVGTEIRQAYEKALRDGGDVSAAQRAVTEKVEELITMYYEIRGSARRLAEYV